A genomic stretch from Falco naumanni isolate bFalNau1 chromosome 4, bFalNau1.pat, whole genome shotgun sequence includes:
- the LOC121086584 gene encoding translation initiation factor IF-2-like — MAPARRRRVPAAPRAPRAHAPPRRRPRGFKRRRPNESAAQSGRRKGPGVGLAPCRPGGHRAAPPNPGGPGASPALPPPPAPEETGGVRPGPAAPSQRPSAARPQPRAAPQAGGAGPARPLVRAERRVRCAGREQRGPAGRAPPHSPAGRCPRRARVAQPALGKNLANTGRGRPAGRAGAGGGAPGSAPGGMGRQQEGSAAGGCVGAALERAGSARSSVVKPQRPEGMEVKGQEGKDRHKAGGMARPAGTPAGRQPQAGSQLQPPGRPVAALRRVAAGYRALRARTRQPGTLEKSRSREARACGRGRGTNADLPQRRTCRNQ; from the coding sequence ATGGcgccggcccgccgccgccgcgtgCCCGCCGCTCCGCGCGCCCCCCGCGCGCACGCGCCCCCGCGACGGCGGCCGCGAGGGTTCAAGCGGCGTCGGCCCAATGAGAGCGCGGCCCAGAGCGGCCGCCGGAAAGGGCCCGGCGTCGGCCTCGCCCCCTGCCGCCCCGGAGGGCACCGGGCAGCGCCCCCCAATCCCGGCGGGCCTGGAGccagcccagcgctgccccccccccccgcgccggaGGAGACGGGCGGGGTGAGGCCGGGCCCCGCAGCGCCCAGCCAGCGGCCCAGCGCGGCGCGGCCTcagccccgggccgccccccaggccgggggagcggggccagcGCGGCCGCTGGTGCGGGCCGAGCGGCGGGTTCGGTGTGCGGGGAGGGAGCAGCGCGGACCTGCAGGTAGGGCCCCCCCGCACAGCCCCGCGGGACGCTGCCCGCGCCGCGCCCGGGTGGCACAGCCCGCGCTGGGGAAGAACCTGGCGAACACTGGCCGTGGGCGGCCCGCGGGgagggccggggccggcggcggggcgcccGGCTCGGCGCCCGGTGGGATGGGCCGGCAGCAAGAGGGGAGCGCGGCCGGGGGCTGCGTGGGTGCAGCGCTGGAGCGCGCCGGCAGCGCCCGAAGCAGCGTCGTGAAGCCCCAGCGACCCGAGGGGATGGAAGTcaaggggcaggaggggaaggacaGGCACAAGGCAGGGGGAATGGCGCGTCCCGCGGGGACCCCGGCCGGGCGCCAGCCTCAGGCAGggtcccagctgcagcctccaggCCGGCCCGTAGCAGCCCTCCGGAGGGTGGCTGCGGGGTACCGAGCGCTGCGGGCCCGCACACGGCAGCCTGGGActctggagaagagcaggagtAGGGAGGCCCGCGCCTGTGGGAGAGGAAGGGGCACAAACGCAGATCTGCCTCAGAGGAGAACATGCAGGAACCAGTGA